A genomic stretch from Schistosoma haematobium chromosome 2, whole genome shotgun sequence includes:
- a CDS encoding hypothetical protein (EggNog:ENOG410PJI4~COG:T,Z), which yields MRTSAPVGGTSVLLTNEENSVLYSLFGTGCDSLASAVVRYFKGENESNWVLKGCGVVCCIKDKNYKDYFIRIYDVIRRIPLLEQRLFLEMDYTEELKCFHVLQSDDGPVGLAFASLEEAKHFAHTVNGRLRSMRAAAIEKPSSNLHTVGSQPIVQAGIYSLNPTKLSDQGVTSIRGKTKSKGKKKLTSKDISNPSNFRHIEHVGYDREAKTFDISSQESAIMRNILRAIGREDAMNIPSERTFVYNFAREHGGLEEIQRQLTGSQSDRRNMPATNVPPPRPPPPPPPSAPRRQNLGSVTPSQSVTIQHPPPPPVPQVAPKPVAPPPPILPAPPLYEIPAPPPPPPPPIFPSPVAAPPPPPPACPTTGAEKECTSNAPAKSTTGLTVDLQSQIMSFQKSNLRKITPGEGVSRPPVKPSNSNSGSSSTGANPTASGGGFDLLQSLAQAMEMRRNRMCSNDSGEESDANSVPGDIGSDGSDWET from the exons ATGCGGACG TCCGCTCCAGTAGGTGGAACTTCGGTTCTACTAACTAACGAGGAGAATTCCGTATTATATTCATTGTTTGGAACTGGTTGCGATTCATTAGCTTCCGCTGTGGTACGCTATTTCAAAGGTGAAAATGAATCGAATTGGGTGCTTAAAGGTTGTGGCGTTGTATGTTGTATCAAGGACAAAAATTATAAGGATTATTTCATCAGAATATACGATGTGATT AGGAGAATTCCTCTCTTAGAGCAAAGATTATTTTTGGAAATGGATTATACTGAGGAACTAAAATGCTTTCACGTATTGCAGTCAGATGATGGGCCAGTTGGACTTGCTTTCGCATCTCTTGAGGAGGCTAAACATTTTGCACATACAGTAAATGGTCGTTTAAGATCTATGCGTGCAGCTGCTATTGAGAAGCCTTCATCGAATCTACATACTGTTGGTTCTCAACCAATCGTGCAAGCTGGCATCTATAGTTTAAATCCGACAAAATTGTCTGATCAAGGAGTTACGTCTATAAGGGGCAAAACAAAATCTAAAGGAAAAAAG AAGCTTACATCAAAAGATATCAGTAATCCTTCAAATTTTCGTCATATTGAACATGTTGGTTATGACAGAGAAGCCAAGACATTTGATATATCTTCACAAGAAAGCGCAATCATGCGCAACATACTGCGTGCTATTGGACGTGAAGATGCTATGAATATACCAAGCGAACGAACGTTTGTTTACAATTTCGCCCGTGAACATGGTGGTTTGGAAGAG atACAACGACAACTGACCGGTTCTCAGAGTGATAGACGTAACATGCCAGCTACTAATGTTCCCCCCCCTAGACCACCACCACCTCCACCACCCTCCGCACCCCGTCGACAAAATCTTGGTTCTGTTACACCTTCCCAGTCGGTTACAATACAACACCCACCCCCACCACCCGTTCCACAAGTAGCTCCTAAGCCAGTCGCACCACCACCACCTATTCTGCCTGCACCCCCTCTTTATGAAATCCCTGCTCCACCGCCACCACCTCCCCCACCCATATTCCCGAGTCCCGTAGCTGCTCCTCCACCACCTCCTCCAGCATGTCCCACCACTGGGGCTGAGAAAGAATGCACATCAAATGCTCCTGCAAAGTCTACGACAGGTCTTACTGTTGATCTTCAATCACAGATTATGTCCTTTCAAAAAAGCAACCTACGTAAG ATTACACCTGGTGAAGGTGTGTCTAGGCCACCTGTGAAACCTAGTAATAGCAATAGTGGAAGTAGTAGTACTGGCGCAAATCCAACTGCCAGTGGAGGAGGATTCGATTTATTACAATCACTTGCTCAAGCAATGGAAATGCGACGTAACCGAATGTGTAGTAATGATAGTGGAGAAGAATCTGATGCCAATTCTGTACCAGGTGATATTGGCTCAGATGGCTCAGACTGGGAGACATGA
- a CDS encoding hypothetical protein (EggNog:ENOG410PJI4~COG:T,Z), with translation MRTSAPVGGTSVLLTNEENSVLYSLFGTGCDSLASAVVRYFKGENESNWVLKGCGVVCCIKDKNYKDYFIRIYDVIRRIPLLEQRLFLEMDYTEELKCFHVLQSDDGPVGLAFASLEEAKHFAHTVNGRLRSMRAAAIEKPSSNLHTVGSQPIVQAGIYSLNPTKLSDQGVTSIRGKTKSKGKKQKLTSKDISNPSNFRHIEHVGYDREAKTFDISSQESAIMRNILRAIGREDAMNIPSERTFVYNFAREHGGLEEIQRQLTGSQSDRRNMPATNVPPPRPPPPPPPSAPRRQNLGSVTPSQSVTIQHPPPPPVPQVAPKPVAPPPPILPAPPLYEIPAPPPPPPPPIFPSPVAAPPPPPPACPTTGAEKECTSNAPAKSTTGLTVDLQSQIMSFQKSNLRKITPGEGVSRPPVKPSNSNSGSSSTGANPTASGGGFDLLQSLAQAMEMRRNRMCSNDSGEESDANSVPGDIGSDGSDWET, from the exons ATGCGGACG TCCGCTCCAGTAGGTGGAACTTCGGTTCTACTAACTAACGAGGAGAATTCCGTATTATATTCATTGTTTGGAACTGGTTGCGATTCATTAGCTTCCGCTGTGGTACGCTATTTCAAAGGTGAAAATGAATCGAATTGGGTGCTTAAAGGTTGTGGCGTTGTATGTTGTATCAAGGACAAAAATTATAAGGATTATTTCATCAGAATATACGATGTGATT AGGAGAATTCCTCTCTTAGAGCAAAGATTATTTTTGGAAATGGATTATACTGAGGAACTAAAATGCTTTCACGTATTGCAGTCAGATGATGGGCCAGTTGGACTTGCTTTCGCATCTCTTGAGGAGGCTAAACATTTTGCACATACAGTAAATGGTCGTTTAAGATCTATGCGTGCAGCTGCTATTGAGAAGCCTTCATCGAATCTACATACTGTTGGTTCTCAACCAATCGTGCAAGCTGGCATCTATAGTTTAAATCCGACAAAATTGTCTGATCAAGGAGTTACGTCTATAAGGGGCAAAACAAAATCTAAAGGAAAAAAG cAGAAGCTTACATCAAAAGATATCAGTAATCCTTCAAATTTTCGTCATATTGAACATGTTGGTTATGACAGAGAAGCCAAGACATTTGATATATCTTCACAAGAAAGCGCAATCATGCGCAACATACTGCGTGCTATTGGACGTGAAGATGCTATGAATATACCAAGCGAACGAACGTTTGTTTACAATTTCGCCCGTGAACATGGTGGTTTGGAAGAG atACAACGACAACTGACCGGTTCTCAGAGTGATAGACGTAACATGCCAGCTACTAATGTTCCCCCCCCTAGACCACCACCACCTCCACCACCCTCCGCACCCCGTCGACAAAATCTTGGTTCTGTTACACCTTCCCAGTCGGTTACAATACAACACCCACCCCCACCACCCGTTCCACAAGTAGCTCCTAAGCCAGTCGCACCACCACCACCTATTCTGCCTGCACCCCCTCTTTATGAAATCCCTGCTCCACCGCCACCACCTCCCCCACCCATATTCCCGAGTCCCGTAGCTGCTCCTCCACCACCTCCTCCAGCATGTCCCACCACTGGGGCTGAGAAAGAATGCACATCAAATGCTCCTGCAAAGTCTACGACAGGTCTTACTGTTGATCTTCAATCACAGATTATGTCCTTTCAAAAAAGCAACCTACGTAAG ATTACACCTGGTGAAGGTGTGTCTAGGCCACCTGTGAAACCTAGTAATAGCAATAGTGGAAGTAGTAGTACTGGCGCAAATCCAACTGCCAGTGGAGGAGGATTCGATTTATTACAATCACTTGCTCAAGCAATGGAAATGCGACGTAACCGAATGTGTAGTAATGATAGTGGAGAAGAATCTGATGCCAATTCTGTACCAGGTGATATTGGCTCAGATGGCTCAGACTGGGAGACATGA